One stretch of Hevea brasiliensis isolate MT/VB/25A 57/8 chromosome 12, ASM3005281v1, whole genome shotgun sequence DNA includes these proteins:
- the LOC110657672 gene encoding probable (S)-N-methylcoclaurine 3'-hydroxylase isozyme 2, with amino-acid sequence MDQTREFGLLSAPLFLLIPVIFIIVKHISSLSSKRRPLPPGPRPWPIVGNIFLLEKKLHIPMTRFAKVHGPLISLRLGMQVVVVGSSPAAATEILKNHDRLLSARWQSKVIPRKSHELERISVIWNPTCNDQWKSFRALFRTELFSAKAIDSQASLREKKSSEMVEFLTARQGKVINIGELVFATIFDTISNLLFSKDMIGLEDQEVASGLKSLVSRMMELAAAPNMADFYPILEGLDPQGLRRKMSECVEEMIGVWEIYIKERREKHVNDAPITDFLDVFLSNGFDDDIINWLIVELFSAGVETNTTTVEWAMAEILKNKRVLEKLGEELDKVINKGSIHESEVSQLPYLNALLKETMRLHPPAPFLLPHRALETFEVMNYTIPKDSQVFVNVWAIGRDPSVWEEPLSFKPERFLGSSLDLKGHDFELIPFSSGRRICPGLPMAIRQIPLILANLIHYFDWSFENDDDPAKLDMNDKFGITLQKEKPLLMIPKKKF; translated from the exons ATGGATCAAACAAGAGAGTTCGGTCTCTTATCCGCTCCTCTTTTTTTGCTTATACCTGTTATCTTTATCATCGTCAAGCACATTAGTTCTCTATCTTCAAAGCGGCGGCCTCTTCCTCCGGGTCCGAGGCCATGGCCTATCGTAGGCAACATTTTCCTTCTTGAGAAAAAGCTACACATCCCAATGACACGCTTTGCCAAAGTTCATGGCCCTCTGATTTCATTGAGGCTCGGTATGCAAGTCGTTGTTGTTGGCTCTTCCCCTGCTGCAGCTACTGAAATTCTGAAAAATCACGATCGTTTGCTTTCTGCCAGATGGCAAAGTAAAGTGATTCCCCGGAAAAGCCATGAACTTGAACGTATATCGGTTATTTGGAACCCCACATGCAATGACCAGTGGAAGTCCTTCAGAGCCTTGTTCAGGACTGAGCTTTTCTCTGCCAaagcaattgattcacaagccaGTTTGAGGGAGAAGAAATCGTCGGAGATGGTGGAATTTTTGACTGCCCGACAAGGAAAAGTAATTAATATTGGAGAACTTGTGTTTGCTACTATTTTTGATACAATTTCTAATCTTTTATTCTCCAaggacatgattggtttggaagaTCAAGAGGTGGCTAGTGGATTGAAAAGCCTGGTATCGAGGATGATGGAGTTGGCCGCTGCTCCAAATATGGCTGATTTTTATCCCATCTTAGAAGGGTTGGATCCTCAGGGTCTAAGAAGAAAGATGTCAGAGTGCGTTGAGGAAATGATTGGTGTATGGGAAATttacatcaaagaaagaagagaaaAGCATGTCAATGATGCTCCCATAACAGATTTCTTGGATGTTTTTCTTTCCAATGGCTTCGATGACGATATAATCAATTGGTTGATTGTC GAATTGTTTAGTGCGGGCGTAGAAACTAATACCACAACAGTAGAGTGGGCAATGGCTGAGATTCTCAAGAACAAACGAGTCTTGGAAAAACTTGGGGAAGAGCTAGACAAGGTAATCAACAAAGGCTCAATACATGAATCTGAAGTTTCTCAACTTCCATATTTAAATGCACTTTTAAAGGAAACAATGAGATTACATCCTCCTGCACCATTCCTCCTTCCACATCGAGCTCTTGAGACATTTGAAGTTATGAATTATACAATTCCAAAAGATAGTCAAGTATTTGTCAATGTTTGGGCAATTGGACGCGATCCTTCAGTTTGGGAAGAGCCTTTGTCATTTAAGCCTGAAAGGTTTCTCGGATCAAGTTTAGACTTGAAAGGTCATGATTTTGAGCTAATACCTTTTAGTTCAGGAAGGCGAATTTGTCCAGGTCTACCAATGGCTATAAGGCAAATTCCATTGATTTTAGCTAATTTAATACATTACTTTGATTGGTCTTTTGAAAATGATGATGATCCTGCAAAGCTAGACATGAATGATAAATTTGGCATAACACTGCAGAAGGAAAAACCACTACTCATGATTCCcaaaaagaaattttaa